CCACCCCACCCGGCAAATCCACTGCCCATTCAAAGTTTTTTCAAAGAGGAGCCAAACCAGAGAGctcttttatttctgtcctttaTTTGTGGCCCAATTCAGCTGCTAtttgaaggagagggaaagatgtGGGCAGCCAGGTGGCAATGTGATGGCTTTCCTCTAATGCAATCCAGAGCAGGCATGCTGGAGGGGTAGGAACCTGAGCCCTCCCCATCAGACTGTCTGTAAGAGATGGTTAGTTTGCTCTGGTAGTGTCACAAGACACTGAGAGcagtttccagctgaaagatAATTGCTTTTTTCTTATGGGTATTGCAGGGAAGAGCATGACATTAAGTAAATAGATGACAACCTCTCTGCTGTGGCTTTGTGTTCCTCAGCCACCTTGGATAATTTCTTGTTCTATCAAGGGGTTTCTGAGGGATGTGAGAGGTCAGCAGCTCTGAGTTTAGAGATGTGTTTGCGTGTGTGTTGTTAAAAACTTCTTAGATGTCATATCCTGGGAATATGTTTAGAAAATACTGATTCAACTGAATGCTTTCCAAAGGAAGTAAAGTATACCTTGGAAGAATTTTCAAGAGTCTCAGGAGTATATAATCTTTCGCAGACATGATTCAACCATAGCCAGACACGATGGAGATTTTTAGAAATAGGTCTATCTAATTTCAAGGCGCAAGGTTTTTTCATCTCTCTGGGTGGGATGCAACCTGTGTCGTTGaaagatacaggaaaaaaaggaaagactgaTGGTGCTCAGAACCTGGTATTGTACAGAAATCCTTTGGAGACCATGGAAATGAAACACCAGCAACAACTGGTCACACATTAACAGAATCTTTTTGCCACGGAACAACTTCTTGTTTCCATCTGCTTCAGGTTTTTGTTAGTGTAGTTTTATCTAAAGCTACAGTGGACAGTCTGGCCCTCATGGCAAGAGACTTAGCAGGAATGTCCAGTTCTAGATGAAATGCAAGCCCCAGTAGTTCCTGCACCAGTACCCTTCTAAGGGCAGAACAAGCATGCAACCACTGTACGCTGAGGAGGAGGCTGGTTTTGTGGCTGAGGTCCTGGGCTGGAGTGCCGGACCACAGGTAACTTGGATGAACTGCTTCGTGGATGTGAGCTGTATGGCCTTGACAGTAAAAATAGCCATTGATTTGCTGGTGCTTCAACTAGTTGGATTATGCCTGTTGGAGGGTATAACACCTGCAAATAAACTTGTGCAAGAGTTGATACCTCTCAGCACCTAAACATTGGACTGCTCCCAATAATCAGGAGAGGCAGCACCCCCTTTGCACCCTGACTCTAAGAACTCTGACATGGGAAAGAGTGAAATTTCCTACTAGTTTGGTTGCTTGTGGTGTCTGCATCCTGTATCCTAGGAAGTGCAGCAGAAAGGAACTACAGGGCACAACACTAGCCTGTTTTTTCATCACCCTTCCCCattcttgttttaatttccattttggGATGAGAGTGCCTGTGTATAGCACTGCGTGGCATAGCATACCAGCATACCTGGAAGCCCCATGCTCTTGTTACCTACTTGCTCCTAAGGACTCTGCAGTTTTGGATGGAGGAAACACAGGGCTGGAAGCTGGGCTGAGCTAGGGAGCAATATCTGGAGTAGATGGACCTCAGCTCTGGTCTGGATGACAGCTCTCTCAAGTCTCACAGGTCCCTGTACTTTTCTCCACAGGCTCTTTCAGGATCACCCTGAGACCTTGGATCGCTTTGCAAAGTTCAAGGATCTGAAGACCCCTGATCAGATGAAGGGCTCTGAAGCTCTGAAGAAACATGGAGTTACTGTCCTTACCCAGCTGGGCAAAATCCTGAAGCAGAAGGGTAATCATGAGGCAGAATTAAAGCCCCTGGCTCAAACCCACGCCACCCAGCACAAAATCCCTGTCAAATATCTGGAGGTATGGAAAAGGGCAGGGAATCTTGGTGTTTGATATGTTGTGAATGTGTGCAAGACAGCTATAGAGAGCTGTGCTTTTGCTTAGTGATGGCTGCTTAGACTTCAGTGAGACCTCCCTCAAGTCCGAGGCCTCTGTGTAGAGGCAGGACGAGGCACAGAAAGGGCTTATGGTATGTGAATGGTATGTGAACCTCCAAGTTTAGCTTTCCCATTCCAAACACCACATGCAGTCTGAGCAACCCTTGACAATACCAAATAGCTTGTGCAGACTCTGCATGCCTGGGAAACTACATTACATAAGAACAGTCAGTGGCTGGACATAAGGGATGTACAATTTTAGAGTAAGCCCTGGAGGATCCTTTGGAGACCAAGACCCACAAAACTAAGTGTTATACAAACTTAGGGCATGAATTTTCAGCCTTAGTGGACGAGGCAGACAAATAGTGGGAAGGGCCATGGTCTGCTCAAGGTCATGAAGCAGATCAGCGTCAGAGCTAGGAATAGAGCCCAGTTCTTCTGCCCATCCCAGGCTCCTTGCATGCTAGACCTCACTGTCTCTCCAGAGACTGTAGGAAGGGCTACTGAATTAGCTTGGAGATATTTCCAGGCTTTACAACCTATTTCTTGATCTGGCTTTTCTGAAAATAGACCTTGAGTGTCCCttcagtttttctctctctcttttcttcctcacagTTCATTTCTGAAGTCATTATCAAGGTCATTGCTGAAAAACACTCTGCGGACTTTGGGGCTGATTCCCAGGCTGCAATGAAGAAGGCCCTGGAGCTGTTCCGAAATGATATGGCCAGCAAGTACAAGGAGTTCGGTTTCCAGGGTTAGCACGTATGCACAGAGGGACGCCGTGATGGAGGCATGGCCATGCATCTTAGAGTagcttccccagctctgttctggaCATCTCACAATTGGCCATCCAAGATGTATGGGAAAGCTTTGATGAGAGGCCAAGAGTCACTCCAGGCAGCATAGAGGCATTCAGAGTCACATCCATGATAAACCATTGTTTCCTGGCTTCATGTatacaaaagaaataatctgcTTTCTTAGGAAAACTAATGTACGAGGTAATCTGCAAGCTTCTGCCTATCctatctccttttttctttcttcctccctggAACTCGGTCTCATCTGAGAGGTGAATGGCATGGCCAGAGATGAAGGGATGTGGAGAAACAAGGGGAATGTTTGAGGAGTGGGGTGAATGAGAATGAAGGGAAGACTCAGCTACATTGAAAGGGATGTCAGCATGGGAAGCAGGGTCACAGTGTTCCATACCTCCTGCAGGTGAGACTGTTAGCAGGTTACTGTGGGGAGCACACTATTACCTTCCTTTGTGGAGGTGAATGCAGCCAGTCAGTCTCCAGGGTCTGCCAACTTGGAAATTTGCATTAGGTACTAGACTCACGTTAGCAAAACTACAAAGAGCAGTATTCCCTGCAATCTGTAGATTTCTGGCAGTTGCTGCTATGCTTCTCAAGTCCTGTTGCACTGGGATGTAAAGTATGtgtttctcagaaaataaaaactcctGCATCAATGTCGTGTCTTTGTTCCTGGCTTTACAGGCACTCCAGTGAGAAGCGGGGGAGTTGGAGAAAGTGGAAAGGGGTTTTGTGTACGTAGCCAGCTGCACCACAAGCTGCGGTGCCAGTccatgacttgagcagcatgtGGCATCCTTCTGAGCCAGGGAACCCAGGACATTCAGATATGACCATGAGGTCATGACCTGGTTACTGGACTTCACAATGCAAAATGACAACTTCGACTCAGCACCTCAGAACTGAGAGAAATGCTCCCTGACTAAAGGCCATGGCCACGGCTGTGCTGAGGAGAATGCAGCTAGGGAAGACCTTTTGCTTATTTACAGGGAGGCAGCGTGTTAAGTGGCCTCaggtcacagcagcagcacagtgcaCTGCTCCCTCCAGGCAACGGCTCCTACTTTCATCATGATACCACAGTGAGGTACTAGTGACCTGATTTTACTGAGCTGAGGGAGAGCCACATTGGGCCCAAGGCTGCTCAAGGTTTAGTCAGAAATGGTTGGAGATTGGAAAGAGTTTTTGAGTGCAAAATCTTGATCTAACTCCCAGGTTCCCAGCAGACACTGACTCTTTGGGAACTGCACAGTTTCTCGTGGTGGACCTAGTTGGAGGGGCAGTTACACCCCACAGTGAGCAGTGGGTTCCCcattccctcctcttcctccatcaCTATTGTCCAGCTCACTGCCTCAGCATCAAGGTGCTGCAGTCTCTTCTGGCATACACACTCAAGCTGCCTACACAATGAAAGCAAGGCTGCTGAGCAGCTTGCTGTCCCTCTTTACATTTGCACAGGGTTGAGAACATTCATGGTGGGGTCACATCTTGGCACAGCTGTGGGATACTATAGAGGCAAGCAGCTGGGTTCTGTCTGGCAAAAATGCATAGAGTCattccagctgctttttttttttttaatatgagaaAGTAATGCTCCTTATCTCACAGAGATAGTGTGAGGGCAAgcatgagaaagagaaaggaggtgCTCAGTATCAGGAGCTACTAGCAAGGTCTGGTTCAAAGCACTCCTTGCTACACTGTGTGCGATGGAGACAGAGGAGGAGCCACCAGTCCCCTTAAAAATCAATCTTGAAACAGCTTCATCTGCTCTGTCTTTGGTCAGGGCAAAGGCCATGAAATTTCAGTCtctgaaaggagaaggaattAATTCCTTCCAAGAGCAGAGCATCTCTGATTTCTTGCTCTTTACAAATCCTCACTTTACCTCTGGGAGCTTGCTTGGAGTTTCAGCCTTTCAGAGAGGGTCACAAAAGCATATGTTGTCATCTAGATGAAGTTACAGCCAGGTGGTCCCTGGCTTAAGCAACTTGCTTCGTCTGACTCCAGTTTAGTCTGTCTGGCTTTCTGTGCAGGGCAACCTGTTTAATTAAGGTCTAGGATTGCCTGTTTGACACAGTAAGATTTCCTGGTGGTGACAACAGGCTCTGCATTAGGATTAAAAGCTCTGCTTTGGCAGCTGCCTCTGTCAGTCTGAGTGGGACTGGAGTAGTCTCTAGATATTTTTATGAAGAGCAATGTGGTGGAGGAGGGGGGCTTTGCATATATATTGTGCCGAGCTACCAGATATTAGGTGCCTGAAATAAAAGTCAGTCCATTGGGAGCACTGACCCTTCGCTCTGTCTGCCTTGTTCTTCTGTGTCAGTGCAATAAGGAACATACTTGAACTGTGCTGGTCAGACGTGGGGCCTGGTATAGGTTTTATGGTTGTGCCTATGTCCTAGTGAAAATGTGCAAGTTGAGATGAACCAGCAAGTTCAGATAGCAGTAACAGTGGAGGTATCTCCAGCAGCCTCAGTGGGTTGGGATGCTTGTGGTGAAATCCATGCCTGCACTTTCACTACTCTGGGTACTGGGTATGCTGCAGTCCTGAGTATAAAGCTCCTGCGACATCCCCTGATTTAGGGACAGGGGAAGTTTCCTAGTGTAAAGAGTATAGTAGGGATGAGATTTTTCAGCTCCATGCTGTATTGATGCAGCACCTGTGTTGGAGTCAAACTTTCCTCTGCGCTATCAGCACAAGTAGCTTTTCTGGTTCACATATGGGACAAAGTCCCTTAGTGGAGATAAACCATATCAGCGTAAGCCCAGAAATTTTCCTGCCTCCTTTCCAGGAACAGCTTTACATAAGGAAGATGGGTCCCAGGGATTTGTGCCCAGACCCCCTTCCTGTTAGTACCATTTGTTGTCACAACCACATTTCTGGTCACAGGGGATGTATATTGTGTGGCTGCCAGCCTCCTTGCTCCAGCAGGTACACACTGACTGCAGCCAGTCCAGCTGTCCTATACTTCCCATGGACTCCTGCAATTTCTTTTATGCTAATAGTGCTGTTTCTGGCAGCAAATGTGTTATGCACCTGCATCTGCCCTTAGGTTGAAAAACATCCTTGCCGCTTTGCACTTGACATGCTATCCTTCTCCCACTGTCGTGGTTTCCATTGCACAGGAGAGCTCTCCATGGCACCAAGCCAGTGACCTGTCTGCGTTCTCTCAGGCTTCGGTGTCAGACACTGGTGACTCATCAGGATCTCAGACACAGGGAGCAAGGTCTAGCTTCCCAGGCGCTGCGCAAACGAGACAGTCATCCCTTGTCTTTACTTCTGCCTGCTGATCCTGCCTGGCTCCAATATATCTGCCAACATCAAATGGCATCAAGGAGCAATTGCTGAGGACCACACTGTTTATCCTGTGGTCTGTCTCTCGGTCACTTCAGTGGGAGAAAGGAATGGGACTACAGTGACTAATTATGTTAAATATTTAGCACATTAGCATGAAGCCTGTGgcatttttcatgtttgcaGTGCTAATGTGAGGAAAGGGCAGGGAAGTTTCCAGTCCACATCGTAGTCACTGAACAGATAAGTCAGGTTTCTGGGTGTCAAAACACAGACAGTGCCTAAAggatataatgtctgtatgacattgtcatttaatatGGAAAGTTGAATGCTCAGCTATGCCACCTGCTTTCAGATAAGGATAATTCTTGTTATGATCCCTGCTTTTTCTACCACTTGGCCAAACCCTGTCCCATTTGTTGTGCCactaaggaaaagaaaccaaaggTGGAGCCAGGTGTTTCTTCGATGTAGACCTGCTTGCCTATAATGATTTTTCCAGAAGGTATATAACATCAGAGCATGTCCTCTTCTTTCCTGGACTTATTCCTCTCATGCCCTCTAAAGTCTGTGTCCTTGCTTGTCCAGGCTGCACAGGGCTTAACAATTTGAGTCTGTGCTGCCTCTCTTACTGAGCACGCACACACATATAGATATTTATACATAAGCACCAGGTTCACAAAACACATCATTAGGAAAGACCCTCTGTCCAAATACTTCAGATTCCAGTACGCTTGTGTGCTGGAACTTCAACTGAGAGGATGATGTATATTAGTTCTCACATTGCGCTTAAATGAAATGCGGCCATGAAACCAAATTTTGCTAAGGTCTAACCAAGTGGAAAGACAGACTGTGCGAAGACGTGGCACTTGGAGAGTGCTGGGAAGTAGAGAGTTGTTAAATTTCATAGAGGTGTGCTGGCAGGGTCAAGAAAGCCACCTGGAATAACAGTCAGTGAGAAGAGAAATCCCAATCAGCCTCTTTTATCCACCGGGCTAATAAATGAACATGAAAGAGTCACAACAATACAGCCTTCTTGACCAGCACACAAAATCCCTCCCTTCCTTGTGATTCTAGACACAACAAGCCTATCTCCCAGTCCTGTGACTTCTATAAACTCCTTATCCAAATGTCAGTAAAGGTGACCTTGTGGCTTTTTAAAGCAGTACTTTATAGTCACTTGGCTGCAGTGTACCAAAGTCCGTTCCCAGTTTGGATTTCATCCCCTGCAAATATACAAATAGAACAGGCTGCCTCCACCTTACCCTTCAAGTCCTGTAGAGACCACCTGTGATAAACTATCTCACACAGAAGAAGCTTTGGGGCTCTGTTGTGCAAGGcaagccctggcacaggttgtacCTGCGAGAGGATAGGTGGGTGGGCAAGGCAATATGTATTTGGAATGAGAATGGTATTGGAGTCCCTATCCCTCTCACCAAGTCCCAAGAAAGGAATGTTGCTCTGAGATAAACAGCAGCTCAGTGGCCCTGAGCTGGCTGAATGGTCACTTGTGTTATGCCCAGGAAAAGAGAAGTGCTGTGAAGTCAGTGGGGACAGCCTGGATGTGAGACTATTCCACTTAAATTAAGGCACTCGCTCATATACATGTTGTGGGGCTCGTTTACTGGATTTGCCTAAAGCTGTTGAGAGCAGGCTGTTACTAGTATGGCTACCTTGAAACCCAGCAGTAGACATGACCCTCAAACAGTTTTCTAGTTATCTACGTCAGGTATTAAAAATGAGGATGATGCAGATACCCTTGTCAATGAATTTGTGATTTTTCCCCAGGCTGTAGGGCTAAGAAGGGGGCTGCAGCTATGCTGTTATTGGAAGGCTACTTTAAAGCATGTGTATCTTAGCTGTAGCCTTATGTCTGGAGTAGAGCTCAAAGAAAATGATGCCCATTTCCCCTCTCCAAGGAAAGCTTGGTATGAATGCAGCTGCTGGGTGCCTGATCTTATTTTAGATCGTCCTTAAAGCAGGTTCAAATGCTCCAGTGATGGAATAGCTTTGAGTGGAGATCTTCTCCGTTATTAGCACTTATTTCTGTATGTCTTCATGCTTAATTTGTGGGTCTTCTATTGCTTCCTAGTGTGTATAAGTAATGGTGATTTTATTTACTGAAGTTTTTCTATCTTCTGTCCTCCTCCAGCGTGTCCACATTTCCCTGGTCAAGGCAAATTTCAGCATCCAAGCTCTCACCAAAGAGGTGGAAAATTCCTGGAGAATTTTCTCACTAATATCTGGGATTCCTCTGCCCAGGGCTTGCATGACAGCAGGCTTGTCCTCTTGGCCTTGGCAAGATTTGAAATATCTGGAGAGTTAGCTGATACTGGTGTCAAAGTGCGTCTGTATTTTGTCACTCATCTCTCAACTGGATGAACAATCCAGTGCCCTTTGAGGGATGTAGTACGTCATGGATTAACTGTGAGTTGGTTGGAGAGAGAGAAGTAAAACAATAGAGCTTTGCCTAAACCAGCCACACTGTGTCCCTGTAGAGTCTGCAGGGGAGCCTGCACTGAGCAAagagtttcacagaatcacagaatcacagaataaccaggttggaagagacccacaggatcaccgagtccaaccgttcctaccaaacactaaaccatatccctcagcacctcgtccacccgtgccttaaacacctccagggaaggtgactcaaccacctccctgggcagcctgttccagtgcccaatgaccctttctgtaaagaattttttcctaacgtctagcctaaacctcccctgtcggagcttgaggccattccctcttgtcctgtcccctgtcacttgggagaagaggccagcaccctcctctctacaacgtcctttcaggtagttgtagagagcaatgaggtcacccctcagcctcctcttctccaggctaaacaaccccagctctctcagccgctcctcataaggcctgttctccagccctttcaccagctttgttgctcttctctggactctctccagagcctcaacatccttcttgtggtgaggggcccagaactgaacacagtattcgaggagcggtctcaccagtgccgagtacagagggaggataacctccctggacctgctggtcacgccgtttctgatccaagccaagatgccattggccttcttggccacctgggcacactgctggctcatattcagtcggctgtcaaccaacacccccaggtccctctcctccaggtccctctcctccaggcagctttctagacagacttctcccagtctgtagcactgcatagggttgttgtgccccaagtgaaggacccggcatttggccttgttaaacctcatgccattggactctgcccagcggtccagcctgttcagatccctttgcagagcctcccgaccctccagcagatccacacttccacccagcttagtgtcgtctgcaaacttgctaagggtgcattcgatgccttcatccaggtcattgatgaagacattgaacagggctggacccagcactgagccctggggaaccccacttgtcactggcctccagctggatttcacaccatttaccaccactctctgggcccggccatccaaccagttttccacccaggagagtgtgcgcctgtccagcccagaggctgacagtttctcaagcagaacgctgtgagaaactgtgtcaaaggctttgctgaagtccaggaagaccacatccacagcctttccctcatccagtagccgggtcactttgtcatagaaggcgatcaggttagtctggcaagacctgccttttgtgaacccatgttgactgggcctgatcacccggttctcttgcatgtgcttcatgatagcactcaagatcacctgttccatgactttccctggcactgaggtcagactgacaggcctgtagtttcctgggtcctccctgcggccctttttgtagatgggcacaacatcagccagcctccagtccagtgggacttccccagtcttccaggactgttggaagatgatggaaaggggtttggccagcacatccgccagctccttcagtaccctagggtgaatcccgtccggccccatagacttgtgactgtccagtcgggctagcaagtctctgaccacctcctcttggatcatgggagcctcattatgctcctctagctcctgggtttgtacacaggcggaacgaccctccttacgactaaagactgaggcaaagaaggcattaagtacctcagccttttcctcatcccctgttactgttgtcccttctgtgtccaatagggactgtatggtctccctagtcctccttttattatttatatatttgtagaaagattttttgttatcttccactgacttggccaatccaatttctagctgagccttagcccttctgattttttccctacacaatctcacttccctcctgtagtccacccaagaggcctgtcccttcttccagaggccataaacatttcttcttgatatccctcaagatctctgtattcaaccaagctggctttctcccctgccggctttttttccggaccacggggatggctttctcctgagctgctaggaccacccctttgaagagctcccagccctcctgggctcccttgcccttgagtactgtctcccatgagacttcaccaaccagcctgctgaagagatcaaagtctgccctctggaaatttaatgttaccgtcttgctaaccaccctcttcacttcacctagaacagaaaattttataatctcatggtcgcttagtcctaggcgtccacctaccgccacatcccctacaaggccttctctgttcaccaacaggaggtccaggagggcaccttccctggttggttcattcaccaactgtgcaaggaagttatctcccacgcactccaggaacctcctagactgaaACCTCCTAGTTTGTACCAGACATGCTAAGACAAGCTGTACAGAGACAGGGGAAAGGCAGGCTGGGTGTACCATGTGGCACACTTGCAGTTACCCTTCTCTAAGGGCAGGTGGATCTGTGGGGTCAGtaaggaagaatgaaaaataaaatacaggtgTGAAATGGAGGTAGGGCCACTTCCCCCTAAAGGCTATTTACTGCTGTCAGTGCCTTCTGAAGAGCAATAGCATCATTCTAACAATCACTCTGCTGTAACAGATGGAGGAAGTTTCCTAATACAAGCTGGTAATCTGTGTGCTTTTGTATGGGAAGAAAGATGGACTTGGAGTTTTCTCATGATCCAAGCACTATGGATGTGACATTTTCACAAAGCTCGTGCATAAATCATGAGAAATACACTTTTTGtgcattttggttttgcctCAATAGTAGCACGTATTGCTAATCCCCCAGCTAATTTCAGCATGTCATGTTTGAACTGTTGTCTCTATGTCTTTTGCTATGTTCCCTCTACAGCTGGAATGATCCCTCTATGCATAAagtaataaatttttttctttccagtcaaAGTCCTCTGCCTTGGAATTGAGTTCTTTGTAACAGTCACAAACTGCTAGCTCGCAACAACAAGACTGATTAGAAAATAATCTGTAACATATTTCCTGCTATGGTTTTTCTAGTTCAGCTGTGCTGTAGCTTGTCTGTTTTAGATCAGAAACTATTTGACTGTGAGTATCATCCGGGACAAACTCTGTTCTGATGTTTAATGACAAATAAGAACTCTGTTTCATCCAGTTTAAAACTCTCAGTCTATAAAATGCACTATCAGAAACAACGCTCTTCTTACATTTTACAGAGATTAAACTGAGGTAAAGCTGGGGTCCAGCACATCCATTGTTTCATGCTTTGGTCATTCAGCTGTCCTCTAGGCCAAGCTGCTGACTGCATGACAGAGAATATTTGTGAGTTCTTTGTGTAGGAAGACATGTGGAGTTGTGCCATCTGCCAGTGAGCAGTTCTTGCTTTGATGTGGTTTCATTTCAGTGGTTGTCAAAGGACATCCTGTAAGCAGAcattcagctgaaaacagtgttgTGGTGTAAATACCCAGATAGATTACAGATGCTACatacaaagcaaaacagcatAAAGACCTTTAGGCTGACTTTGGAATAAAGTGCTCTGGAGATTAATGAACTATGGTATTAATATCATTTGGGACAGTGCTTATCTTTTTAATTCCAAAGAAGACAACCCTGGACTGAGATGATAAAGGACGTAAGTATCTAAAACACGTTATTGGCAGAAATCCAAGTATATGAAAATCAAATCCTGCTGCACAATTCTTAACCTGCTTACATTTTCATCTGTAGCCCCCTTCTTGGTTTGTAACATTTTGCCCCTGCTGATCTTCCATCAGATTGGGTGCGTCTAAGCCAACCAgtgttcacagaatcagaatcacagaataaccaggttggaagagacccactggatcatcgagtccaaccattcctatcaaacactaaaccatgccccttagcatcttgtccacccgtgcattaaacacctccagggaaggtgaatcaaccacctccctgggcagcctgttccagtgcccaatgaccctttctgtgaaaatttttttcctaatgtccagcctaaatctcccctggcggagcttgaggccattccctcttgtcctgtccccagctCATGTGCCTAAATTAATTTATAATCCTCATGAGTGACTTCCTCTGCCTAATTTGGCAGAAACCAGTCATACTTTGCCTATATCTGACCTCCAAAACCTGCAGTTCCAGCCACTTCATCCAACAGTGTGGTTAGTGAATAAGGCTCAGGTGCACACTTGTTATCACGTAGAGTGCTCAGCTCACACTCctctgttcttttaaaaatgagctGTACCTTGCAGCCTGTTTTGGAAAGGGCTTGACTTCAGGAAACCAGGTTTGGGTGATGAATCCCTGCCTAGGCTTTAAAGGAGTaagcagaaagataaaaagcagagctgggctcAATACTGGCTATACTTACATAGCCCTCCCCACTCAACACATGGCTGTCTGAATCGTTTTTGAACCACCAGATTTTCTAGTGGTGTTCTGGAATGCTGGACAAGTAGCTCAGCCTTCATATTCTACTGCAGAAACCAGGGCTGTCTAAAAGTCTTGATATACTTTTGAGTCTGTTACTGTCTTGCTGGGACCATTCCTTCCCAAAGGGCATctctttgaaaaacagaacagaaataagagagagaaaaggtttcAGTGTCTAGAATTAAATGTCATACTGCAA
This genomic window from Phaenicophaeus curvirostris isolate KB17595 chromosome 1, BPBGC_Pcur_1.0, whole genome shotgun sequence contains:
- the MB gene encoding myoglobin; its protein translation is MGLSDQEWQQVLTIWGKVESDLPGHGHAVLMRLFQDHPETLDRFAKFKDLKTPDQMKGSEALKKHGVTVLTQLGKILKQKGNHEAELKPLAQTHATQHKIPVKYLEFISEVIIKVIAEKHSADFGADSQAAMKKALELFRNDMASKYKEFGFQG